The Mucilaginibacter mallensis genome has a segment encoding these proteins:
- a CDS encoding aldose epimerase family protein produces MTYTAGHAQLPLATAFEKTIDGKQTHLYLLKNKAGAEAAITNYGGRIVSILVPDKTGKLVDVVEGFESVERFEKSAERYYGALIGPFANRIANGKFTLEGQEYALVTNNGTNTLHGGKPGFESAVWDGVLSDSSTLELTYLAKDMEAGFPGNVHVKVIYRLTDDNGLTIHYEATTDKTTVINLTSHPYFNLNGIGNGTILDHVVQINADAYTPVNSKLIPIGELEAVKGTPFDFNQPAKIGARIGDDNVQLKEGNGYDHNYVLNKHHDKTPVAIAIGDKTGIEMSVFTTEPGMQFYTGNFMQGKNVMKYGHTDDCRTAFAMETQHYPDSPNQPNFPSTILKPGAVYKSYCEYRFAVVK; encoded by the coding sequence ATGACATATACTGCCGGGCACGCGCAATTACCACTTGCCACAGCCTTTGAAAAAACGATTGACGGTAAACAAACGCATTTATACCTATTAAAAAATAAAGCCGGTGCTGAAGCTGCAATTACTAATTACGGCGGTCGCATAGTGAGCATACTGGTGCCCGATAAAACTGGTAAGCTGGTAGATGTTGTAGAAGGCTTTGAAAGTGTAGAGCGCTTCGAAAAATCAGCTGAACGTTATTATGGAGCGCTTATAGGCCCTTTCGCAAATCGTATAGCTAACGGTAAATTTACCTTAGAGGGACAAGAGTACGCGCTTGTTACCAACAACGGCACCAATACATTGCATGGTGGCAAGCCGGGTTTTGAATCGGCAGTGTGGGATGGAGTACTGAGTGATTCATCAACACTGGAACTTACTTACTTGGCGAAAGATATGGAAGCAGGTTTCCCCGGTAATGTGCATGTTAAGGTTATTTACCGTTTAACAGATGATAATGGTTTAACAATACATTACGAAGCCACTACGGATAAAACCACGGTGATAAATTTAACCAGTCACCCGTATTTTAACTTAAATGGGATTGGTAATGGTACTATCCTGGATCATGTAGTACAAATAAATGCTGATGCTTACACTCCGGTAAATTCTAAGTTAATACCGATAGGGGAATTAGAAGCTGTTAAAGGCACGCCATTTGATTTTAATCAACCTGCAAAAATTGGTGCAAGAATAGGTGACGATAACGTGCAATTAAAAGAGGGTAACGGCTATGATCATAATTATGTGTTGAACAAACATCATGATAAAACACCGGTAGCTATTGCCATTGGCGATAAAACAGGTATTGAAATGAGCGTGTTTACCACAGAACCAGGTATGCAGTTTTATACAGGTAATTTTATGCAGGGTAAAAACGTGATGAAATATGGCCATACGGATGATTGCAGAACTGCATTTGCTATGGAAACTCAACATTATCCTGATTCGCCTAACCAGCCAAATTTTCCTTCAACAATCTTGAAACCGGGAGCGGTTTATAAAAGTTATTGCGAATACAGGTTTGCGGTTGTGAAATAA